A single window of Syntrophotalea acetylenica DNA harbors:
- the carB gene encoding carbamoyl-phosphate synthase large subunit, whose translation MPKREDIHKILIIGSGPIIIGQACEFDYSGTQACKALRGLGYEIVLVNSNPATIMTDPVMADVTYIEPLNVDAITEIIAKERPDALLPNLGGQSALNLSLELSRKGVLENYGVKVIGVNVDAIERGEDRQAFKDTMARLGIEVARSEIATSVEQAEQIASRMGLPVVLRPAYTMGGTGGGIVYNMEELQAMVARGLAASLVGQVLVEESVLGWEELELEVVRDARNQKITVCFIENVDPMGVHTGDSFCTAPMLTISEELQQRLQKYAYDIVEAIEVIGGTNVQFAHDPATGRVVVIEINPRTSRSSALASKATGFPIAMVSALLAAGLTLDEIPYWREGTLEKYTPGGDYVVVKFARWAFEKFRGVQDKLGTQMRAVGEVMSIGKNYKEALQKAIRSLETGRYGLGFARDFNRRPLQELLDALSEPTSERQFLMYEALRKGADIDELHRLTRIKRWFIEQMQELVELEQQLLACKGGLLPDALLIRAKKDGFADRYLAKILGIPEAQVRTRRIALGLAEAWEPVPVSGVEDAAYYYSTYNAPDQVGVSGGRKIMVLGGGPNRIGQGIEFDYCCVHAAFALRELGFSSIMINCNPETVSTDYDTSDKLYFEPLTVEDVLSIYSKEQPEGVIVQFGGQTPLNLAAELEANGIRVIGTSPATIDLAEDRDQFNRVMQKLNIPQPRSGMASTVEQALEIAARIGYPLIVRPSYVLGGRAMEVVHDEAMLCEYMDKAVDVSPERPILIDQFLENAIEAEADAIADGTDAFVPAVMEHIELAGIHSGDSACVIPPVSIPPKHIDTIEEYTRKIAVEMGVVGLMNIQYAIADDRVYILEANPRASRTVPLVSKVCNIPMARLATQVMLGAKLKDLDLQRRPIPHFGVKEAVFPFSMFPEVDPVLGPEMRSTGEVLGMAENAGLAYFKAQEAASARLPLIGTVLISVSERERAGGLEAARRFAELGFAVKATEGTCRYLVENGVAAGAILKEHEGRPNITDAIKNGEIQLVVNTPVGKLGAHDDSYIRKTAIRYKVPYITTTAAAIAAAKGIAAKRAGRDVLHSLQEYHRNIDGLA comes from the coding sequence ATGCCCAAACGCGAGGACATCCACAAGATTCTGATCATCGGTTCCGGGCCGATCATTATCGGTCAGGCCTGTGAATTCGATTATTCCGGCACCCAGGCCTGCAAAGCCCTGAGGGGACTTGGTTACGAAATCGTGCTGGTTAATTCCAATCCCGCCACCATCATGACCGATCCGGTGATGGCGGATGTGACCTACATCGAGCCGCTCAATGTGGACGCCATCACCGAGATCATCGCCAAGGAGCGTCCCGACGCCCTGTTGCCCAACCTGGGCGGCCAGTCGGCACTCAACCTCTCCCTGGAGTTGAGCCGCAAGGGGGTGCTGGAGAATTACGGAGTCAAGGTTATCGGGGTCAATGTGGATGCCATCGAGCGTGGCGAGGATCGCCAGGCGTTCAAGGATACCATGGCTCGCCTGGGAATCGAGGTCGCGCGCAGCGAAATCGCCACCAGTGTCGAACAGGCGGAGCAGATCGCTTCCCGCATGGGGCTGCCGGTGGTGTTGCGTCCGGCCTACACCATGGGGGGCACCGGCGGCGGTATCGTCTACAACATGGAAGAACTGCAGGCCATGGTGGCCCGCGGCCTGGCGGCCAGCCTGGTCGGGCAGGTTCTGGTCGAAGAGTCGGTGCTCGGCTGGGAAGAGCTGGAACTGGAAGTGGTGCGCGACGCCAGAAACCAGAAGATCACCGTGTGCTTCATCGAGAACGTCGATCCCATGGGGGTGCATACCGGTGATTCCTTCTGCACCGCGCCGATGCTGACCATCTCCGAAGAGTTGCAGCAGCGCCTGCAGAAGTATGCCTACGATATCGTCGAGGCCATCGAGGTGATCGGCGGCACCAACGTGCAGTTCGCTCACGATCCGGCGACCGGACGGGTGGTGGTGATCGAAATCAACCCGCGCACCTCGCGCTCCTCGGCTCTGGCCTCCAAGGCGACAGGATTTCCGATCGCCATGGTATCGGCGCTGCTGGCGGCCGGGCTGACGCTTGATGAAATTCCCTACTGGCGCGAAGGGACCCTGGAAAAATACACGCCGGGCGGCGATTACGTGGTGGTTAAATTCGCCCGCTGGGCTTTCGAGAAGTTTCGTGGTGTACAGGACAAGCTCGGCACCCAGATGCGTGCCGTGGGCGAGGTGATGAGCATCGGCAAGAACTACAAGGAAGCCCTGCAGAAGGCCATCCGCTCCCTGGAAACCGGCCGTTACGGGCTGGGCTTCGCCAGGGATTTCAACCGGCGCCCATTGCAGGAGTTGCTCGATGCGCTGAGCGAGCCGACCAGCGAGCGGCAGTTTCTCATGTACGAGGCTTTGCGCAAGGGGGCCGATATCGACGAACTGCACCGGCTGACGCGCATCAAGCGCTGGTTTATCGAGCAGATGCAGGAGCTGGTGGAGCTGGAACAGCAGCTGCTGGCGTGCAAGGGCGGCCTGCTGCCTGACGCGCTGCTGATCCGCGCCAAAAAGGATGGTTTCGCCGACCGTTACCTGGCGAAAATTCTTGGTATTCCCGAGGCGCAGGTGCGCACCCGGCGCATCGCTCTGGGGCTGGCGGAAGCCTGGGAGCCGGTGCCGGTGAGCGGGGTCGAGGACGCCGCCTACTATTATTCGACCTACAATGCACCCGATCAGGTCGGTGTGAGCGGCGGTCGCAAGATCATGGTGCTGGGCGGCGGTCCGAATCGCATCGGACAGGGGATCGAGTTCGACTATTGCTGCGTACATGCGGCCTTTGCCCTGCGTGAGCTCGGTTTTTCGTCGATCATGATCAACTGCAACCCGGAGACGGTTTCCACCGACTACGACACATCCGACAAACTCTATTTCGAGCCGCTGACGGTAGAGGATGTACTGTCCATCTACAGCAAGGAGCAGCCCGAGGGGGTGATCGTGCAGTTCGGCGGCCAGACGCCCCTGAACCTCGCGGCGGAGCTCGAGGCCAACGGCATCAGGGTGATCGGCACCTCGCCCGCCACCATCGATCTGGCCGAGGACCGCGACCAGTTCAACCGCGTCATGCAGAAGCTGAACATCCCCCAGCCGCGCTCGGGGATGGCCAGTACCGTCGAGCAGGCACTGGAGATTGCCGCGCGTATCGGCTATCCGCTTATCGTGCGGCCCTCCTACGTGCTTGGCGGCAGGGCCATGGAGGTGGTGCATGACGAGGCGATGCTGTGTGAGTACATGGACAAGGCGGTGGATGTCTCGCCCGAACGCCCGATTCTCATCGACCAGTTTCTGGAGAACGCCATCGAGGCGGAGGCGGACGCCATTGCCGACGGCACGGACGCCTTTGTGCCGGCGGTGATGGAGCATATCGAACTGGCGGGGATTCATTCCGGCGATTCGGCCTGCGTGATTCCGCCGGTCAGCATCCCGCCGAAACATATCGATACCATCGAGGAATATACGCGCAAGATCGCGGTGGAGATGGGCGTGGTCGGCCTGATGAACATTCAGTACGCTATTGCCGATGACCGGGTCTATATTCTCGAAGCCAACCCCCGCGCCAGCCGCACCGTGCCGCTGGTGAGCAAGGTATGCAATATTCCCATGGCGCGGTTGGCCACCCAGGTGATGCTCGGTGCGAAGCTGAAGGATCTCGATCTGCAGCGGCGTCCGATTCCGCATTTCGGGGTCAAGGAGGCGGTGTTCCCCTTCAGCATGTTCCCTGAGGTCGATCCGGTACTCGGTCCGGAGATGCGTTCTACCGGCGAGGTGCTGGGGATGGCGGAAAACGCCGGGCTGGCTTATTTCAAGGCCCAGGAAGCGGCCAGCGCCCGCCTGCCGCTAATCGGCACGGTATTGATCAGCGTGTCGGAGCGCGAGCGGGCAGGGGGGTTGGAGGCGGCGCGGCGTTTCGCCGAACTGGGCTTCGCCGTCAAGGCCACGGAAGGTACCTGCCGTTACCTGGTGGAAAACGGCGTAGCGGCTGGCGCGATTCTCAAAGAGCATGAAGGCCGGCCGAACATCACCGACGCCATCAAGAACGGCGAAATTCAGCTGGTGGTGAATACCCCGGTCGGCAAGCTCGGCGCGCACGACGATTCCTACATCCGCAAGACCGCCATCCGCTACAAGGTGCCGTACATCACCACCACGGCGGCCGCCATCGCCGCTGCCAAGGGGATTGCGGCCAAGCGGGCGGGGCGCGACGTTTTGCACAGCCTGCAGGAATACCATCGGAATATTGACGGGTTGGCATGA
- a CDS encoding methyl-accepting chemotaxis protein, translating to MKIQGKITFGGVLLIFLTAVSIVCVALYQKGVLQERIDGEIETLAAQEGEKVAQNIYLMSQAMAESVTKQVHANLNVAQEVLDSAGGIALAGETVAWDAVNQFTGQQIAVELPKMHMGGEWLGINTEAQVKTPLVDKVFELVGGTATVFQRMNEEGDMLRVATNVLKEDGRRAIGTFIPALRDGRSNPITEAVLAGKTYVGRAFVVNDWYITAYKPIWDKQKSRVIGMLYFGEKQENVESLRKGILDIVVGRSGQVYVVGAAADQKGRVLLARDKAVEGQNLLSAEDANGSAYIRNIVEKAASLNSASGSIPTFVEKYVLKDDTGKTATKIGVVSYYKPWDWAIVAEYDARDIEALIAGVNGNLNTMARWIVVIALVAGGCTVIGAVCGGRAISKPLGEAVEMLRDLESGRLDRRLTIRGRDEIGELAATMNKFADNLGNEILEAFQRLSEGDFTFEAAGLIREPLANTNRALNALMAQIQQASNQIASGSGQVADSSQALSQGATESASSMEQITASMHDLESKTRSNADHAVQANSLADNARGVAETGKVQMMEMVSAMRDINASSMDISKIIKVIDEIAFQTNLLALNAAVEAARAGQHGKGFAVVAEEVRNLAARSAVAAKETAELIEGSVKKTEHGTEIAGTAAAALEKIVAEITRVTDLIGDMAMSSQEQAEGIIQVNQGLAQIDSVTQQNTATSEENAAVAEELSSQAAGLQALIAQFKLKQDKSSARRAITAG from the coding sequence GTGAAAATTCAGGGGAAAATAACCTTTGGCGGCGTTTTGCTGATTTTTTTGACCGCCGTGAGCATTGTCTGTGTGGCACTGTACCAGAAGGGTGTCCTTCAGGAACGCATCGACGGTGAAATTGAAACCCTGGCAGCGCAGGAGGGCGAAAAGGTCGCCCAGAACATTTATCTGATGTCCCAGGCCATGGCGGAATCCGTCACCAAGCAGGTGCATGCGAACCTGAACGTTGCCCAGGAAGTTCTGGACAGTGCCGGCGGCATTGCTCTGGCCGGCGAGACCGTAGCCTGGGATGCCGTCAACCAGTTCACCGGCCAGCAGATTGCCGTGGAACTTCCGAAAATGCATATGGGTGGCGAGTGGCTCGGCATAAATACCGAGGCCCAGGTGAAAACGCCGCTGGTGGACAAAGTCTTCGAACTGGTCGGCGGCACCGCCACCGTGTTCCAGCGCATGAACGAGGAAGGCGATATGCTGCGGGTCGCCACGAACGTGCTCAAGGAGGATGGCCGTCGTGCCATAGGGACCTTCATCCCGGCGCTGCGTGACGGCAGATCCAACCCCATAACGGAGGCCGTGCTGGCCGGAAAAACCTACGTGGGGCGGGCCTTTGTGGTGAACGACTGGTACATTACCGCCTACAAGCCGATCTGGGACAAACAGAAAAGTCGCGTGATCGGGATGCTGTATTTCGGGGAAAAGCAGGAAAACGTCGAAAGCCTGCGCAAGGGGATTCTCGATATCGTCGTCGGCCGCTCCGGGCAGGTTTACGTGGTGGGCGCGGCCGCTGATCAGAAGGGCCGTGTTCTGCTGGCCAGGGATAAGGCTGTCGAAGGCCAGAACCTGTTGTCGGCTGAGGACGCGAACGGTTCTGCCTACATTCGCAACATCGTTGAAAAGGCAGCTTCACTGAACAGCGCTTCCGGCAGCATTCCAACCTTTGTGGAAAAATACGTTCTCAAGGACGATACAGGCAAGACAGCCACCAAAATAGGTGTCGTATCCTACTACAAACCTTGGGACTGGGCGATTGTGGCTGAATACGACGCCAGGGATATCGAGGCTTTGATCGCCGGTGTCAACGGCAATCTCAACACCATGGCCCGATGGATCGTCGTGATTGCCCTGGTCGCCGGCGGCTGCACGGTGATTGGCGCGGTTTGCGGCGGGCGCGCCATCAGCAAGCCTCTGGGGGAGGCGGTAGAGATGCTGCGCGATCTGGAATCGGGCCGGCTGGATCGGCGGCTTACCATCCGCGGCAGGGATGAAATCGGCGAACTGGCAGCCACCATGAACAAGTTTGCCGACAATCTGGGCAATGAGATTCTGGAGGCGTTCCAGCGTCTGTCCGAGGGGGATTTCACTTTTGAAGCGGCAGGTCTGATCCGCGAGCCTCTGGCGAACACCAACCGGGCATTGAACGCCCTCATGGCGCAGATTCAGCAGGCCAGCAATCAGATCGCTTCGGGCTCCGGCCAGGTTGCCGACAGCAGTCAGGCGCTCTCCCAGGGGGCCACGGAATCGGCCAGCTCCATGGAGCAGATCACCGCTTCCATGCACGATCTTGAATCCAAGACCCGCAGCAACGCCGACCATGCCGTTCAGGCCAACAGCCTGGCCGACAATGCCCGCGGTGTGGCGGAAACGGGCAAGGTCCAGATGATGGAGATGGTCTCCGCGATGCGGGATATCAACGCCTCCAGTATGGATATTTCCAAAATCATCAAGGTTATCGACGAGATAGCCTTTCAGACCAATCTGCTGGCCCTGAACGCCGCGGTCGAAGCGGCCCGTGCCGGCCAGCACGGCAAGGGGTTTGCCGTCGTTGCCGAAGAGGTGCGTAATCTGGCAGCGCGCAGCGCGGTGGCGGCCAAGGAGACCGCCGAGCTTATTGAGGGATCGGTGAAAAAGACCGAGCACGGCACCGAGATCGCCGGCACGGCTGCGGCCGCCCTCGAGAAAATCGTGGCGGAAATCACCCGGGTAACCGATCTGATCGGAGATATGGCCATGTCTTCACAGGAGCAGGCCGAGGGCATTATTCAGGTCAACCAGGGGCTGGCGCAAATCGATTCCGTGACCCAGCAGAACACGGCAACCTCCGAGGAAAACGCGGCCGTGGCCGAGGAACTGTCCAGCCAGGCCGCCGGTCTGCAGGCGCTTATTGCCCAGTTCAAGCTCAAACAGGACAAGTCGTCCGCACGGCGGGCCATAACTGCCGGATAA
- a CDS encoding MATE family efflux transporter: MQTHVTDPSGQGGLREMITLALPMVISHGCETALIFTDRVFLSRLGPVPMSAAMSGGLTAFMMMTFFIGLTGYVTALAAQYLGAGRRDHCALVVSQAALISLLAAPLILAARPLAHAFFRFADLPVEQALQQRVYFDILLYGAVLVLLRSCLSSFFSGIGHTRVVMFSAMTAMLVNVGANYVLIFGRLGVPPLGLRGAAYGTLMGSFCALLVLLATYLGRRNRREYAVLAALRFDRAVMLKLLRFGSPAGVEMFLNLLAFTSMIMLFHAHGLVTAAAVTIVFNWDLVSFVPLLGIQIGVVSLVGRYLGAGRPDIAARATRSGLKMACSYSLVILVLFVSLPAELVAVFEPHQADAIFSQAAPLATGMLRLAAFYVLADAVMLVFSGALRGAGDTFWAMCASVALHWLLVPVLALFLRVLALPPQAAWLALIAFLLIFSGVFYLRYRSGKWKTLAMAGP; the protein is encoded by the coding sequence ATGCAGACCCACGTAACCGATCCCTCGGGCCAGGGCGGCCTGCGGGAGATGATCACCCTGGCGTTGCCGATGGTCATCTCCCATGGTTGTGAAACGGCGCTTATTTTTACCGATCGGGTGTTTTTGTCGCGCCTTGGTCCGGTGCCGATGAGCGCGGCCATGTCCGGTGGCCTGACCGCCTTCATGATGATGACCTTTTTTATCGGTCTGACCGGCTATGTGACGGCGCTGGCGGCCCAGTACCTTGGTGCCGGGCGCAGGGACCATTGCGCTCTGGTGGTCAGCCAGGCGGCACTGATTTCGCTGTTGGCCGCCCCCCTGATTCTGGCGGCGCGGCCGCTGGCCCACGCGTTTTTCCGTTTCGCCGATCTGCCGGTGGAGCAGGCGCTGCAGCAGCGCGTATATTTTGACATCCTGCTCTACGGGGCTGTTCTGGTGTTGCTGCGCAGCTGCCTGAGCAGCTTTTTTTCCGGTATTGGCCATACGCGGGTGGTGATGTTCTCCGCCATGACCGCCATGCTGGTCAATGTCGGTGCCAACTATGTGCTGATTTTCGGCAGGCTCGGCGTGCCACCTCTGGGGCTGCGGGGCGCTGCCTACGGCACCCTGATGGGCAGCTTCTGTGCCTTGCTGGTGCTGCTGGCCACCTATCTGGGGCGCCGGAACCGCCGTGAATACGCTGTGCTGGCGGCGCTGCGTTTCGATCGCGCGGTGATGCTCAAGCTGCTGCGCTTCGGCTCCCCGGCCGGGGTGGAGATGTTTCTCAACCTGCTGGCCTTCACCTCCATGATCATGCTGTTTCACGCTCACGGCCTGGTGACCGCGGCGGCAGTGACCATTGTCTTCAACTGGGACCTGGTCTCCTTCGTGCCGCTGCTGGGTATCCAGATCGGGGTGGTCAGTCTGGTTGGCCGCTATCTGGGTGCCGGGCGCCCGGATATCGCCGCGCGCGCCACCCGCTCCGGGCTGAAAATGGCCTGCAGTTATTCGCTGGTGATCCTGGTGCTGTTCGTATCCCTGCCGGCGGAACTGGTGGCGGTGTTCGAGCCGCACCAGGCCGACGCTATTTTCAGCCAGGCCGCGCCGCTGGCCACCGGCATGCTGCGCCTGGCCGCGTTTTACGTGCTGGCCGATGCGGTGATGCTGGTTTTCAGCGGCGCCCTGCGCGGCGCGGGCGATACCTTCTGGGCCATGTGCGCCTCGGTGGCCCTGCACTGGCTGCTGGTGCCGGTGCTGGCGCTGTTCCTGCGGGTGCTGGCGTTGCCGCCCCAGGCGGCGTGGCTGGCGCTGATCGCCTTCCTTCTGATTTTCAGCGGGGTGTTTTATCTGCGTTATCGCAGTGGCAAATGGAAGACCCTGGCCATGGCAGGACCATGA
- a CDS encoding sulfotransferase domain-containing protein — translation MRYSIERLKAGRWFPWGKNTVRLVDFIVCGTQKGGTTALDACLREHPEICMARKKEVHFFDNEDFFRKNRPDYARYHAAFDPCAPHKIVGEATPSYMYWRDAPRRIWEYNAQMKMIVLLRNPIERAYSHWNMQRQKQLEPLSFWDALHREQERCRSSLPYQNRRYSYVDRGFYLEQLRRLWEFFPKDQILILKNEDLKHDPRETMRKVCAFLGVSVSAEGKIKRVHARAYASGMAERERQYLQSIYEFEIRQLERVLDWDCQDWLTGG, via the coding sequence TCCGGCTTGTGGATTTTATTGTATGTGGCACCCAGAAGGGTGGTACCACGGCGTTGGATGCCTGCCTGCGGGAACATCCAGAAATCTGCATGGCCCGGAAAAAAGAGGTGCACTTTTTCGACAACGAGGATTTTTTTCGAAAAAACAGGCCCGACTACGCTCGTTATCATGCCGCTTTCGATCCCTGTGCACCCCATAAAATTGTCGGCGAAGCGACGCCGAGCTATATGTATTGGCGCGATGCGCCCAGGCGGATCTGGGAATACAACGCGCAGATGAAAATGATCGTGCTTCTGCGCAATCCCATCGAGAGGGCTTATTCCCACTGGAATATGCAGCGCCAGAAGCAGCTCGAACCTTTGTCCTTTTGGGATGCGCTCCACAGGGAACAGGAACGGTGCCGGTCCTCCCTGCCTTACCAGAACCGCCGTTATTCCTACGTTGACAGGGGTTTTTATCTGGAGCAGTTGCGCAGGCTCTGGGAGTTTTTTCCGAAAGATCAGATTCTGATCCTTAAAAATGAGGATCTGAAACACGACCCGCGGGAGACGATGCGGAAGGTGTGCGCATTTCTGGGCGTGAGCGTTTCAGCAGAAGGCAAAATCAAAAGGGTGCATGCGCGGGCATATGCCTCTGGAATGGCGGAGCGGGAGCGGCAATACCTGCAATCCATATATGAATTTGAGATACGGCAGCTTGAACGTGTTCTGGACTGGGACTGCCAGGATTGGTTGACCGGCGGCTGA